In Takifugu rubripes chromosome 22, fTakRub1.2, whole genome shotgun sequence, the genomic window TAACTGTTGTAATCTACactaaaaatgctgttttattgCTTTGGAGCAGTGAAGCAGGAACATCCTGCCCAAATAATCCATGTCTAATAAACTCTGGTATCttggtgagggttagggctaccttcttttttcttaaaaatataTGTAAGACAGTTGTATAGAGAAGGAAAATATGATTAAACATAGTAATTTGCAAGATATATAGACTCACTGGCCACTTCATTAAGTACACCTGTTCAATTGCTTGTTACAACAAATAGCAAATCAGCTAATAACATGACCACAACCCAATGCATTCAGACAAGATCAGGTCAAGACAACTTGCTGAATATCAAACCAAGTGGATTTTCTGACCAGTGAACAGTACCTTACGGCTAGTCTGAGTATTTCTGTGAGTAAGATCTACTAGGATTTTCCTACACAAAGCATCCCTAGGGCTCACAAAtatagaaagaaaatcaattttgtattTATACAAGTCGCACCTGTCTATAAGCCACATTGCAACATCAGTTGCAGAAGAACTCAAACGCACACTCCTGCCAGCTTATTCTGCAGTGCGACTGCAGTAAGCTCTACTTTACACTGAAAGAAAGACCgtcaacgaagggaggtcttcaatcacacacataacctggcttatggtgtgcaggtgcaaacagtaattaaaacagtaattaaatacatcaacaaccagaactcaataaatagaacactaacattgaaagttgcaaaagataacatttacaacgaacaaaaacagggttaacaccaacctgaacccacagacacactgccacaaagcatgctgggaaattcccaccctgaccctccccaacacgctacactacctttgcttttcttttcaaacagtgcctgtgacgcggcagtaacacagcagcaataTGGCAGTAACACTaacagggctggttaaaaaaacataccggtaaaatttcttcttgcattttccatgatgagggtctgtttatgctaattttattcatacacaaagcGCGAAGTTACACTAAACTTGCGTCTTCCTCGACACATATATTCCACCGGTCTCTCTTACCTTTTCTGCTCGAGCGCCCCTAGCGACCGATAGAAAGATTACacaaataagccgcaccgtagaacaagccgcagtgtttaaagtgtaggaaaaaagtagcggcttatagtccagaaattacggtaaccAGTGGGCACCAGTTGTGTGGACAAAAATGCCTCATTGATGTAACAGGTCAGAGAAGAATGGGTAAACTGGTTCAAGGTGATAAAGGCAACAGTAACTTAAGTGCACATTACAACCAAGGAATCCAGAATACCAACTCTGCACATTGAACCTTGAAAAAAATCGGCTATAGCAGCAGAAGAACACACTGGGTGTCACTCACATTGGCTAAGAACAGTAAAGTGAGGCTAAAATTCACACAGGATCATTAAATTTGGTGagataaatatttgaaaaatgcTGCCTGGTGTGATGAATCTCGATTTCAGCTGCGACATTCAGGGTTAGAATTTGGTAGAAACAACATGAACACATGGATGATGGTGGTAGTGGTGTAATAGGGTGGGGTATATTGTCTTCGATGCTTTGTTGGGCCCCTTAGTAACAATCGTTTGAACACTGCAGCCTACCTCAGTATTTTTGCTGACCATGTTCATGCATTAATGACCACAGTGTACCATCTTCTGAAAGATAATTCAAGTAGGATAATGCACCATATCATTGTCACCAGATTGCAATCTAGTAGAGCACCTGTGTGCAACTGGGTGATGCTCTCATGTCAAAATGGACCAAAATCTCTGAGAAATGTTTCCAAAACCTTGTTGAATGTTTGCCATGAAGTATTAATGCAGTTCTGACCAAAAGGGGTGCAATCTTTGTCTAGCAATATCTACCTAATGCTGAGTGTATTTTGAAATCttccagaaagaaaaaaacatttacaaaaaatgAACCAAGCATCTACCATTCATACCATTATTTTAAGTTAGTAAGAAAGGATGGTTAAATTTTTAAATTTGCTACAATATGTagtttcaaaaataaatgtccTCTCCACCTACCTCTCATCATTTGGACCAACTAGCGGGTTATTTCCAGCGAACCCTGGCATGTTAATATGGTCCTTGATGATCATGACATCTCCCACTTTGAAGTCCTGGTTGAGGCCTCCAGCTGCGTTGGTCAACACCACCGTCTCCACACCCAATAACTTGAAAACGCGCATTGGCAGTGTGATCTAGGGATACAAGCATTTATGGTTACATTATAAGAAAGGGCTATGTGGGTCATTGGTGCATACAAAACATCCTTATGCAGGGGCTTACCTTTTGGATGGGGTAGCCCTCATATAGGTGGAACCTTCCCTGCATGCAAACACAAGCTTTCCCTTTAAGTGTTCCAAACACCAGCATGCCAGCGTGGCCAtgcactaaacacacacacacacacacacacgcacacacacacacacacacacacacacacacacatgtggaccccccccccacacacacatatgttaATTTGATGCCTCAAGTGTGCATGCCAACAACTGTTTTCCCAGACAGAAACTATTAACACACCTGTGCTCTGAGGAAAGTTTGGTATTTCACTGTAGCTGAACACCTGGGGATCTTTCAGTATCTCAGCCAGTCCGCCCAGGCCAGAACCACATACAATTGCCACAATTGGACACACTTCTGTCCTGGAAAGCAACCAGTTAGCTGTAGCCTGACACTCAGCATAGCTGTCACTGAGatacaaaacagaaatattttctCTGTAAATATCAAATTTAAATATTATTGTAAattgcatgcacacacagacacatacatggACATGTACTTTTGCTACATTGACCAGGATATCAAGGATACCTGGCCAGTCACACTGATGCATCTCTTCTGACTCCACTTTGGCAATCACTCAGTCCGATCCCGGGAAGGTCCTATATACCACTATACACAGTCTTATATACCACTATACACAGTTCAAGACCCAGTTCCAGGTACACTGGCGTTGGATATTCTATTTCCAGTTTAATACACATGACCAGGAATTTTCAACAATGactacattttttaaaaaaacctctaATTGACTCTGACCAAGAGGATGACATCTGAGCCAGGGGCCATAATTCAGACTTCAGCTATGAGCGGATGATAACTGATAGAGTCATACCAGCTCGGACGTCGCCCGTTGttctctcaatggcagggcaacaatatgacaacagacccccccagggctgagacggaacaatactggaagagtatctgggagaaagaggcaacgcataacactactgcccaatggctgcaagacctacaagctgagcacagccaacttccagaacaagacccagtagtcatcaccttagcagacatccaaacaagagtgtccaaaatgaagagctggacagcaccagggcccgataagatccacacctactggcttaagaagctgattgcactccatgaacgcctggcagcacagatgaaccagctgctaacatcaggggaccacccagagtggctaacccagggccggacagtcctcataatgaaggacccccagaagggcacaataccatccaactaccggcccataacctgcctcagcaccacatggaagctcctatcaggcatcatagcggctaagatgagcaggcacatggatcaatacatgagcagagcacagaaaggcatagggaacaacatcagaggtgccaagcaccagctactggtcgacagggcaatcgcccaggactgtaggacgcagcacaccaacctgtgcactgcctggattgattacaagaaagcctatgccacacacatggatactagagtgcctaaagctgtataacatcaacaggacactaagagagttcatccagaactccatgaagctgtgaaacaagactctggaggccaactcaaagccaattgcgcgggtgagcatcagatgtggcatatatcaaggagatgctctgtcctgcgcagaaccctcagactcccaggcctctggtagaggacccgaatctgaaggaaggaaggaggcaccgcccaggaagGCGAGGAAGAGAATTtataccggtatatatatatatatatgatagacccagccggccatcagcaggagggtccccctacatgagcctggtcctgctcaaggtttcttcctgttaaaggggagattttccttgccactgttgcttgtctggggtcaggccctgggattcaggaaagcgccttgaaacaattttgattgtataagacgctatataaataaagattgattgattgatatatgtgtgtgtgtgtgtgtgaagccagTATATAATGTAATATACCTGTATATGTCTGCAAAAActaaaatgaacacattttaatgCAGAGCACGAATCGCCTGATTGATGATAAAATCGATACTTTGGAGGGTACTGTCGAGTTACTCATTACAAGAGCACAATCTTAGTGCAAAATAGCCTGAGGTGATTGCACTCTTGTAATGAGAGCGGAGTTAGACGGGAGTCTGGTCAatgagagagaaggagcagaaTATTAAACTTGCATAAATTAGATTGTATAAAATCTCTCTTCATCTTAATTGTATAATTGTATGAAGAATTTCCTTGGAACACTAGGAAGTACAAATTTTTGGGGCAGCCATTTGCCATTCACAGGACCAAATATGTCCTTGCTCAATATagagaagttccaaaaaggttTTCCATTGTTCAACTCTGTGAAAGAATAGGTGATACATTGTTCACATCAGTTTTATGCCAAGCTTGACTGACGAGGTGTAACTGCACTTTCTTTCTGACTTTAATTATAGTGGACTGTTGAAAGAATTTCCCCAACCAGGCAGAAAAAGTGTAAGTACGTCATTGGGCAAGCCTTCAAGATTGCTCCCCTGAGATAGTAAATTAAATTGTCTTGTTTGGTGAATGTTCAAAAAAAAATTCATCTTCTTGgtcactttatcccttttggggtcacggggaggatgcacaaaaaataaatgaatggtgAATCTTTAAATCACTTGTGGTGGACAGAAACTCATAGTAGGGGGATTTCTCCTGCTTTTGTGAACTGTGCTCAAACGTTTCTTTCTTGTATCTTTTAGGTAGGTTGGGAAAGAAATACCCACAAGACCAGTTTAAGTCTACAACGTGCCTATTTTGTTTGCACGtttttgcatatttttattgtttgtatTTTATAGTTATATTTAAATTGCTTTGTATTGTAATTGCATTGTATTGTAACAAAGCTTCATTTTTAGTGTTATTATATTGTACTAAAATAAAACCCTGCCAAATTTGCCTTTCATTCATTACTAAAAATATGCTCTTGAACAGGCAGGTACAAAGATTCTAATAATCCACTAACATTGAGGGGAAAACATATGTAAACAAAAACTTCCCACTGCAACCAAGGGGCAACCTAAACTAAAACTAACAAAAATTGTTAGGGTTGTGGCAAATCAAGTCAAGAGGTaggaaaatcaaataaagtTTATCGTTATTCCAAAGTAGGCGTTCCTGTTAAAATTACATGGGTGACTAAATCAGCACAATGGTAAGAAATCACTAAAACGATAGATTGAGTCCTGTATCAGGACTGAACCATGTTTAGTAACACCAACGACTGCATAGGACGATATCGGTAGGTAGTGAAACACAGCAGCCATGAAGGGCTTCCAGTTCTGCACTTGCCTCTCGGATGAACAGTTTCCTGTGAGGTGAGCGGGTGCGGCGTCAATTCAGAAACCCATGCGGGTCTCACCCTCCTACCCATATCGCAAAGTTGAGCTTTTCGCTGACGAATCGTGTAAAACTGTGTTTCTTTTCTGTGAAGCACGTAGAAAGAGATTTTTTATCTGGACAACATTAACAGGATGGTGCATCATGAGAAGGTTGTCGAGCGCTTCCAGCTGCTATAACAGCCTGTGTAGCCTAATCCTCTCAGTTTACAAATACTGCGTAAATTCAATATTCGTAATTTGTCAATTGTTCCTTTAATTTATTTGGCTAGATATCGCTGTTTAATTCCTTATCAAATGAGTAAAACACGTATGTTAAATTTCATGGACAGAATTTGTGTAGCAATTGTTCTTTAACTCACCCAGAAACACTTTCTGACATGTTGCAGCTTACGACGAAGAAAGGTTGGTTGGTTTCTGTTAAATTCAACGTATGAGGAGATTCCAAATGGTGGAACCGGTTTTCGACTTAAActgtcaccaccaccacacagcCGCCACTTATCTTTTAGTAAAACCCACAGCAGAATTGTGATTGGTTGGAACGAAGTCGTCGGCCGAATTTGAATAAAGACTGCGTGTAAAGTCTAGAGAATatagtaagaaaaaaaaaatcttaatagTCCAATTGcaatagatgttttttttcGAGCGGTTATACTGCTCAGATGCTTCGTCTAGCGCATGCTCCGTTCTTCTCATCGTATGATGCGTTTATGGACTAATCTCCAAACACGAATAGCCTTATGGTTTGTTTTAGAAAttataaatacagtatatgttgTAATTACAATTAAAAATTTCCAcgaaacaaacacatttgtaaACAACTTGGGATCTAAATCCAAACGTCATGCCTTGTTGTTGGCCCGTTTAGTACATTTTGGTTTCGGACATTTAGACTTTTTCTTTAGCTTGGCTTTCTTAACCCGTTTTTGTtgttaaatcttcttttaattttatgttAAAATTATCAGGGTTACTTTTTCTCAATGAAATATATAGCTCAATGAAATATATAGCTCATATAAAATACTTTAAATCCCTGGTAAAATTAATTTCCCACTCTTGGTGAAGGCAACACTCAGCCACCACTGCGTTGTTGCGCTGTTGCTGATGTAATCACGTTGGATTTATCTGTAATCTGGCGTTTAGTGGATTTCATGCTCTTTCCAGCTAAAACCTCTATAAGATAGTCAAATAGTAATTTAGTAAAATGTATTACACGATACAATTATATAAATGTAACCGTGTATGTTAATGGGTATGTGCGTGTATGACGCATtattcttctgtcttttttttggttGCTCTGGTGTTCCCGGGAGGTATATGGCATGCCCCCCATTACCCCGGTGTGGCTAATTTGTGGCAACTGACTGTTTATATGCCTCTGCATTTTGGATAGGcaccctctttctcctctggcaAAGCTGTGGTGTCCCTGTGTGATCCAGTTTGGTGTGGTGTGTGGCCTCTTTCTGAGCAGCTGCCCTCAGCTACAGTAAATTACATGTAGGCTATAGCGAAACCCTCCCATGTAAAACATGTCATCATTTTGGTATTGTGTTTGCTTCTGTTAATGTaattaacatttgtttttgtttcttacTTGGATATCCCTTTTTAGTACACTGAGCAGTGGTTGTTGTGTTTAGCCAGATAGTGACCTGTTGGGTTTTGAGTGGAGTTTAACAGGACCGTCCTGTTAAACTTATGTACTTATGATTTCCTTGTTTTGTGGCTTGGGTTTGTAGCCTTGTGTGTAGTTATTTAGGtggattttgttttgtgttattCTTAAAAGTTGTAGTAACCACTGCCACAGCTAGTTAGCATAGTTCTCTCTACCGAGCTGTACCTCTGAAGCAGCAATCATTCtaacaggtattgacaaaagagatcacataactcctgtactggcatctcttcattggctgcccattaaattaagaatcatttttaaaattcttcttctgacctataaggtcctcagagacctagctccatcctacctggagcaGCTAGTGACACCTAatcatcccaatagactgctccgttctcggaatgctggtttacttgtggtccccagagtctttAAAGGTAGAACGGGGGGCATGCATTTAGCCATCAGGCATAAGGGTGTAAGAGCTCAGAGAGGTAAGGTGGGTCAAGATCATTCAGGAACTTAAAAGCAAATAAGGGAATTCCAATAGATGGACAGTCAGTGGAGCAAAGCTAAAATTGGTGAAATGGACTCATGTTTATATGTACTAGTTAAAAGACATGGaccctagctccatcctacctggaggagctagtgacaccttaccagcccaatagaccgctccgctctcagaatgctggtctacttgtggttcccagagtctctaggagtacaATGGGGGGCTGatcatttagctaccaggcccccctgttatggaaccagctccctgtccaggtatgggaggctgactccatctctacttttaaaattaggcttaaaacctacctctttgaaaaagcttattgttactaattctgtagttccagttactatcatagacagataaatcatacttagggggtcatttAATTATtaagttaacatcttagctatgctgttataggccaaggctgccggggcccagaaacatgatcacctaaCAGGTCTCTGTCAccacactgggtcatggtttcctctcctctcctcactattctctcctctacctgtcctcccccctctcctctctctctacccagccggccatcagcaggagggtccccctacatcagcctggtcctgctcaaggtttcttcctgttaaaggggagtttttccttgccacttttgcttgtctggggttaggccctgggattctgtaaagtgccttgaaacaattttgattgtaaaagacgctatataaataaagattgatttgataaataaagattgatgcAATTCCATGGAAAAGGTGAGGTGAA contains:
- the pnp5b gene encoding purine nucleoside phosphorylase 5b isoform X1 encodes the protein MSESVSGDSYAECQATANWLLSRTEVCPIVAIVCGSGLGGLAEILKDPQVFSYSEIPNFPQSTVHGHAGMLVFGTLKGKACVCMQGRFHLYEGYPIQKITLPMRVFKLLGVETVVLTNAAGGLNQDFKVGDVMIIKDHINMPGFAGNNPLVGPNDERFGVRFPCMSDAYDRELQQLAFDVASDLGFSDFLREGVYCVLGGPTFETVAECRMLHKLGADAVGMSTVHEVIVARHAGMRCFALSLISNRAVMDYDSKEKANHEEVLETGRLRAKQLENLVSNLVARLKPKNNTGE
- the pnp5b gene encoding purine nucleoside phosphorylase 5b isoform X2, which codes for MSESVSGTEVCPIVAIVCGSGLGGLAEILKDPQVFSYSEIPNFPQSTVHGHAGMLVFGTLKGKACVCMQGRFHLYEGYPIQKITLPMRVFKLLGVETVVLTNAAGGLNQDFKVGDVMIIKDHINMPGFAGNNPLVGPNDERFGVRFPCMSDAYDRELQQLAFDVASDLGFSDFLREGVYCVLGGPTFETVAECRMLHKLGADAVGMSTVHEVIVARHAGMRCFALSLISNRAVMDYDSKEKANHEEVLETGRLRAKQLENLVSNLVARLKPKNNTGE